In Cryptomeria japonica chromosome 10, Sugi_1.0, whole genome shotgun sequence, a genomic segment contains:
- the LOC131033917 gene encoding uncharacterized protein LOC131033917, translating to MGSCVFASDFNAILASNEKKGGIQRIGMAQKDFQDFVDKNQLLDVAPKNGTFTWINRRIGFTKIVERLDRFLVAGDWLAQNLILESTILSLIGSEHFPICLNVSLGHSEGGHPFRFESMWLRVLDLHDLIAAWWNELVLGNNSRLFKLNKKLEYIKIKIKEWNLSQFQNIHMEKLKVTTKLEDISNFVIKPSVNEVLFQRESSLKSELNEILRCEDSLETEIQRTLAQGW from the coding sequence ATGGGCAGCTGTGTGTTTGCAAGTGACTTCAATGCTATCTTGGCAAGTAATGAAAAGAAGGGTGGTATTCAGAGGATTGGTATGGCTCAGAAAGATTTCCAGGATTTTGTTGATAAGAATCAGTTATTGGATGTTGCCCCGAAGAATGGTACCTTTACATGGATAAATAGGCGTATCGGTTTCACTAAAATTGTAGAACGTCTTGACCGATTTCTGGTGGCTGGTGATTGGCTAGCTCAAAATCTTATTCTTGAATCAACTATTCTATCCCTCATAGGTTCAGAACATTTCCCTATTTGCCTTAATGTGTCTCTAGGACATTCTGAGGGTGGTCATCCTTTTCGATTTGAGTCGATGTGGCTTAGAGTGCTAGATCTACATGATTTGATAGCAGCATGGTGGAATGAACTGGTTCTTGGAAACAACTCGAGGTTGTTCAAGCTAAATAAGAAACTCGAGTAtattaagatcaaaatcaaagagtgGAATTTGAGTCAGTTCCAAAACATCCATATGGAGAAACTCAAGGTTACGACAAAACTGGAGGATATTTCCAATTTTGTCATTAAGCCAAGCGTGAATGAAGTACTCTTCCAAAGGGAAAGCTCTCTCAAGTCAGAGCTAAATGAAATTCTTCGGTGTGAAGATTCACTGGAGACAGAAATCCAAAGAACTTTGGCTCaaggatggtga